The sequence below is a genomic window from Paenibacillus silvisoli.
GGGACGACGTAAGGCAAACCCTCTTTGATAAAACCATAATGCTGAAAGTCCGCGACAAGATAACCGTTGGTCGCCATATCGATCGGGAAGAGCGCAATCGTAAGCGGCACGTCCTTCTTCGTCTCGGGATCGATCAGGTCGCTCCGCTCAATGCCGATCTTTACGTCGCCGTTTGCTTCGGGCCGATACTCCAGGTCCGGGTACGTAATATTGTTTTTATAGAGATAGAGATGGTTGCCGGACTGCGTTACGCCTAGAGAAGACAAGTCTTCGAGGGCGTCGTCGTACAGGTTGGCATGGATCCAAAGCGCGTCACGCGGTTCCCCCTCGTAATTCTCCGTCGCGAACATGCCGTCGTTCACTTCATAGACGCCCGGCTCCCTGTCCAGGAACGTTAGGTTCGGCCGCGTATTGTCGACGACGAAGGCGGTGTCTTTCGTAAACGTGCGCCCCTGCTCGTCCGTGGCAATCAGCCGCATCGAGTATTTTCCTTCGGGCAGCACGTCAAAATCGGTCGAACGGGTTCCATTCGCCGGATCCCCGATATACGGATTGTAATACGGCCCTACCATGATGTAGATTTCTTCGTCGACCGGCGCATCAGTCGCGTCGTACGGCGCGTCGCTGAAGCTGCCGATCGGATTGCCCTCTTCGTCGAACACGATCGAATCGATCGTCTTCATCGGGCTATTCAGTTTAAATAGCGATACGTACACGGCCTCCTCGAAAGGGTGCGCAACTGGGGGGAATTCCGACCTGAATGCCGGATTGCTCAGCTTCATATAGTCGATGCCCGGCTCCACGACGCGGATGGCAAAAGGTACCTGGTACGTTTCCGCCGCATTTTCCGCGTTTACGAAATGCACGTAGCCTTCGTATATGCCAGGCGTTGCCGTGGATGGAACGGAGGCGCGTACCCATGCTTTAAAGGAAGCTCCCGCCGCAACCGCGATGGGTGCGGACTCGTTGAGTTGGACCGTTATGCCGTTCGCGGACGGACTAACGCCGCCGCCCTCGAAATACTCCACCTCGACGTTGAAAGCTTTGTCCGCGCCGCCTTTATTCGTAATGGTCATTTCTTTGCCGCTCTCCACGGAAAGGCCTTCCGTCTTGGCGAAGTTGCCGAAATTGATCAAGCCCGTCGGATTATCGATCGTGACCGGCCGGCCGCTCTCGTCCAGGCTCTTCGCCGTGTTCAAGACTTCGATGGCCATATCCGCGTTCACGGCCTCCGTGACGTCAACCTCGCCAGCGCCCGCTTGATAAACCGAATAATTGCCGCCGGTCAGATCATCCGCCGTATTCATTAACGCTTGCCGAACGTCGAACGGCGTATAGTCCGGGTGGGCCTGCAAAATAAGCGCCGCGATTCCCGCGACATGCGGCGTTGCCATGGACGTGCCCGAAATTCGCGCATAAGCGCGCGAATAGTCGATGCCCGGCTCCGGGCTGTGGACGTACTCCGGATAAGTCGAGTACACCGAAACGCCCGGTCCGACCACGTCCGGTTTAATATCGTAGCTGCCGTTGACCGGTCCTCTTCCGCTGAAATCGGCCAAATGGCCGCCTTCGGTGGCCGCGCTGCCAAGCGACGTGAACGTAACGGTCGGCGCCGTCATCGCCTTCATGGCGTCTCCGGCCGCTTTGGTCGCGCGGAAGGTCGGAATCAAGTCCTGACCCACGCCGACATAAACCGGAATTTCGCCGTCTGCGTTGTTCGACAGAATGGCTGCTATGGCGCCTGCTCTTGCCGCGTTGACGATTTTCGTTTCGAGCGCGATTTCGCCCCGTTGGATGAAGGCAACCTTGCCCGTCATATCCTTGCCTTCCAAATCAGCTGTGTCCGCCAGCCCGACATCCACCACTTCAAGCGGCGTATTCAGCAGACTCGCGAGCACGGTGTCGTAGTCGCCAGCCATCATTTTCATCGCATCGAGCGTGAGCGGGTTCGTGCCGTCAGCGGTCACGCTGGCTGTCATGGTAGCGAGGGTGATCGGAAAATCGCTCGCGCCGACCGTAATGCCGAGCGGCGACGTCCCCGGCGAGCTCATCGTTTTCTCGTTCGGCCCCGCATTGCCGGCCGCGACCGCGCATGTCACGCCGAGCAGCGTCGCATTGTTAATCGCGACGGATTCGGCCATCAGCGCATCGTTCACCATGACGCCCAGCGAGAGGTTGATGACGTCCATGCCGTCTTCGACCGACTTGTCGATACCGGCGAGGATACCGCTCTCCGCACCGCTGCCGTAAGGACCGAGCACGCGGTATGCGTACAGATCGGCTTCCGGAGCGACGCCGAGCACCGGGGCATCGCCGAATACGGCGCGCGCCGCAATCGTTCCGGACACGTGGGTGCCGTGGTACGTGTAATAGCTGCCGTCTCCTTGGTGCTCCTCCATGCCGGAGGCTTGCCAATCGGCATAGGTCGTCTCCATCGGGTCGGCATCGTTATCGATAAAATCCCAGCCTTTGACCGTGAGCGGATCGGCGGTCTTCGGGTCTATGCCTTCCATGGCACGGTATCCCTTGTACGCATCCGTCAAATCCGGGTGATTGTAATCAATCCCGGTGTCGAGCACGCCGACCTTAATGCCTTTGCCGGTAATGCCCGCCGCATGCAAATCATAAATGCCGTTCAGCGGGATCGTGTTGTCGACAGCCGGAGCATCCGGCTCGAACGGCTGGCCTGAGGAGGTGGGCAGCTCCGTCTCCTTGGGATCGAGCTTCACCTCGTGATCCCGGAAAATGCGCTTCACGACGCCCGACTTCAACAGGCTCTCGATCTCGCTGCCCGGAAGCGTCATCGCTACCCCGTTAAAGGCATGGTGGTATTCTCTCGTAATTTCGATCGGATTGGATTGGAAAGGGGCGGGTTGGCTGCTTTCCGCTCTTTTCGCCGTCAACTGGCTTACATAGCTTCTGAACGCTTCATGGTCGTCCACCGCTTCCTCCAGCGCTTCCGAGGGGGAAATGCGCTCCCCTTCCGCCGCCTTCCGCAGCACCTCGACGCGTGCCGGAGCTCGCTTAAACTCGACGATGATGCGGGTCGGCGCGCCGCTGCTCAGGTTTATGTCCGGCGAAATAGCCGGATACCAATTGTTTAACTGATGAAGCGCCTGCTTTTGCTCTGGGGAAAAATGGCGGATCGGATGGACGGATGTTTCCTGCGCGAAGGCCTGAAAGGGCAGGGCCGTCGACAGCAGCATACTCAGGGCGGCGACTTTCGCAGCAAGCTTGTTCCAACTGCCAGTTTGCATGGCGACTCTCCTTTTGTGAAAAAAATGGGGAATTTGAACGAATGCTAGACCGTCTCGTTTACTGTAACGCGCAGGATCGCGATCCGTCACTGGGGGGAATTTCGGCATAAAAAAGCCGCATCCAATCGAGGGGAGATGCGGTGTCTTGCATGGTTTTCATATGAATTTTCGTACAGAAGGCCCGACACTTATGACATTTCGCACAAAAAAATAAACGCAGCCTTTAGCAAGGCTGCGTCTGTCGTCGACTTCTTACCGACGGTCCATCACAAGCGAGAGAAACTGCTTTGTCCGCTCCTGCGACGGTCTGCCGAATAGCTGCTCCGGCGGCCCTTCTTCGACGATCGCGCCGTCGTCGATCAGAATGACCCGGTCGGCCACTTCGCGGGCGAATTGCATTTCGTGGGTGACGATCATCATCGTGCGCCCTTCCTGTGCCAGCTCGCGGATGACCTTCAGCACCTCCCGCACAAGCTCGGGATCGAGCGCCGACGTCGGCTCGTCGAAGAGCAGCAGCTTCGGGTCGATCGACATCGCCCGCGCGATGCCGACCCGCTGCTGCTGGCCGCCGGACAGCTGATGCGGATATGCGTCGGCTTTATCCGGCAGCCCGACCTTGGCCAGCAGCGCCTCCGCTCTGGCTCTCGCCTCTTGCTTCGTTCGGCGAAGCGCGGTGATCTGCCCCTCCATAATATTTTGCAGCGCGGTCAGGTGGGGGAACAAATGGTACGCCTGAAACACCATCCCCGTTTGCCGGCGCAGCGACAGCACGTCCGCTTGTTTCGGCTTGCTGCCGGGCTCGAAGCGAAGCCGCTCCTTGCCGATGGCGATCGTGCCCGAGGTCGGCGTCTCCAGCACGTTCAAGCAGCGCAGCAGCGTCGACTTGCCGGAGCCGGACGGGCCGATGACGACGAGCACCTGGCCCTGCTCGAGCTGGACGTCGATGCCCTTCAGAACAGCGGCGTCGCCGAACGATTTCGTCAGATTGTGAACTTCAAGCATCATGGATCATCCGCTCCCCTGCCTACCTGGCGTCATAGCGTTCGTAATAGCGTTCCAGCCGGCGCTGAAGCGCGGAAAGCACGGTGCAAAGCAGCAAATAAATGAGCGCCACTTCGCAGTAGATGAGCAGCGGCTCGTAGACCGTCGCCGTAATTTGCTGCCCTTTGCGAAACAGCTCCGTGAACGTCACGGTCGCCGCCAGCGACGTATCCTTCACGAGGCTGATGAACGAATTGGACAGCGGCGGAATCGCTACCCGTGCCGCCTGCGGAAGTATGATCCGGCGCAGCGCCGTCAGCCGGGTCTGTCCAAGCGAGTAGGCCGCCTCCCATTGCCCGCGCGGGATGGAGATGATCGCGGCGCGGATAATTTCCGAGCCGTAGGCCCCGACGCTGAGCGTGAAGCCGATGACCGCCGCTGGAAAAGCATCGATCGTAATGCCGATGCTCGGCAGGCCGTAGAATATAATAAACAGCTGCACCAGCAGCGGCGTGCCGCGGATAATCCACACATAGAAGCGCGCCAGCCCTGCCAGCGCGCGGAAATCCGACAGCCGCACCAATGCGGTCGCCACCGCCAGCGCAAGGCCGAGCGTGAACGAAAGGAGCGTCAGCGGTACGGTGAAAGCCAGCCCCGCCTTCAGCAGTGGCACGAAGGATTCGATGAAAATGTGCAGCAGACGCTCTGTGCGCTCGCTCATGATGTCTTCCCGCCTTTACTTCGACACGTCCTCGCCGAAATACGTATTGGAAATGTTCAGATAGGTGCCGTCCGCCTTCATATCGGCAATCGCCTTGTTGACGGCGCTGACCAGCTCCGCGTTGTCCTTCCGGAACAGCAGGCCGCTCTGCGATGCGTTGTCCGTTTCGTCGACCACTTTGATCGGCACGTCCGGGCGCTGCTTTTTGAGATCGAGGAAGCTCAGCTTGTCGTTGATCGTCGCGTCGATCCGGCCTGACGTCAGCAGGTCGATCGCCTGGTTGAAGCCTTCGATCTGGACGATCTCCGCGCCGTTCGCTTTCGCGATATCGCCGAGGTCGCTCGTAAGCGATTGGCCGGATTTTTTGCCCTTGAGATCGGCCAGCTTCTTAATGTCCGTGTTGCTTTCCTGAACAATCAGCACCGCCTTGGAAACGATGTACGGATCGGAAAAATCGTACTTCTCCTTCCGGTCATCCCGGATCGTCACCTCGTTCGCCACCATGTCGAAGCGGCCCGCGTCCAGCCCGGCGAGCATGCCGTCCCATTGGGTCTCCACGAACTTCGCCTTCACGCCGAGCCGCTTGGCCACTTCCTCCGCAACCTGAACGTCGAAGCCGGTCAGTTTCCCTTCTTTGTCGTGAAAGGTGAACGGGGCGTAAGTGCCTTCGGTGCCGACCGTAATTTCGCCGTTCGACTTAATCGACTCGAGCAAATTTCTGCCCGGCGCGTTCGCTTCGTTATTCGACTCCTGCTTGCCTCCGCAAGCGGTCAGGTTGAAAGCCAGCAGCGCCGTCGCCGCGAGCGCCATATATAGTCGGGTCGAGCCTTTGATCATCGCAATTCCCCCAATATTCAATGTTGGGAGTAGTATGCGGACTTTGAGATTGGTTCATTCCTCCAGAACTGGCGCTGGGGGAGAGGGTTTTCCGCCGATGTGTTGCTCTACGGGCAACTCTTTGGGCGACTAAGCCAATGTACGGTATCTGTTACCTCTCTTCGAGCGAATTCGCCGTTTTCACGCCAATGTGCAGTATCTGTTACCTCTCTTTACGCCCACACAAGCCAGCCCCGCCAGCTTTGACACATCCAGGGGGTGTACTATAATGAGTAGAGCTTTCAACCTAGGCATCAAGAAAGGAAATTTCAAACTATGAACGCTATGACCGGCGAATCCGTCGCCATGCCGCGGTCCAGGCGGCTGTGGATTGCGGCCGTGCTCGGTTCCCTGAGCGCCTTCGGACCTTTGTCGCTCGATATGTATTTGCCCGCCCTGCCGAAGCTCGCGGACGATCTGCACACCAGCACCTCGCTCGCGCAGCTCAGCCTGACCGCCTGCCTCGTCGGACTTGCGCTCGGGCAGCTGTTCGCGGGCCCGATCAGCGACGTCCGCGGCCGCCGAGGGCCGCTTCTCATCGGACTGCTGCTGTACACCGCAGCCTCGCTGCTTTGCATGATTGCGCCTACGATCGGCACCTTTACCGTGCTGCGGTTCGTGCAAGGGTTGGCCGGCGCCGCGGGAATCGTCATTGCCCGCGCCGTCGTGCGGGATTTGTACAACGGGCCGGAGCTAACCAAATTTTTCTCGCTGCTCATGCTGGTCAACGGCATCGCGCCGATCGCCGCCCCCATCGTCGGCGGTCAGCTGCTTCGCTTCACGACATGGCACGGCGTGTTTCTCGTTCTCGCCTTAATCGGACTGATTATGTTTCTTACGGTATTACTAGGCCTGCCCGAGACACTGCCCGCCAGCCGCAGAGCGAAGAGCGGCCTGAGAAATACGTCGTCGACGTTTCTGCGCCTGCTCACGAATCGGAGCTTTATGGGCTACGCGCTCGCGCAGGGCTTCGTCATGGCGGCTATGTTCGCCTACATCTCCGGCTCGCCGTTCGTGCTGCAGGAGGTGTACGGCGTATCGCCGCAAATGTTCAGCCTCTGCTTCGCGATCAACGGGCTCGGCATCATTCTCGCCAGCCAAGCGACGGCCCGGCTGGCCGATCGCGTGAACGAGTCTAAGCTGCTCCTTTCTGGACTCGCTCTGGCCGCGGCCGGCGGCGTCGCCTTGCTGCTCATGCTGCTTATCCATGCGCCGCTGGCGCTCGTGCTGATTCCCTTGTTCTTCGTCGTGTCGAGCGTCGGCATCGTCTCCACGATGGGCTTCTCGCTCGCGATGCGCAGCCAAGGCAACAACGCCGGCAGCGCATCCGCGCTGCAAGGGCTCATGTCGATGATCTTCGGCTCCATCGTCGCGCCGTTCGTCGGCATCGCCGGCAGCGGCACCGCGATCCCGATGGGTATCATCATCGCGGCGCTCGAATGCCTCGCGCTTCTGATTTTCCTGCTGCTAGTCGGCAGAGCAACAGCCCCTGCCACCGCCGCCGAGCCAAACTAAAAATCCCCTTCATCCGGCGCCGGGTGAAGGGGATTTTTATTACGAACCGAATACGCGCTTGATCGCTTCCAGGTACGCCATGCCGTTCTTCGTATCCGGCTCCAAATAACTGCCTTCCGTCCACTCGTTCCACGCGTTCACCGTAAAAGACGGGAAACGATTTTCTCCCGTCGCCAGAAACGCCCGCATTCGCTCCAACGACGCCTCGAACAGCTCCGGCGTATTGCCGGACAGCATGCCCATGTACGGGTAGCCAAGATTGTCGTAGCCATCCGACTGAACCGTGCGCGGCGAGGAGTCCCAACCCATCGTAACGTTCGGCAAGTACGGCAAATCGTACATCGCCGAGAACGTCGACCAATCCGCCGCCGACTTCTCGCTGATCTCCGCATACGGCGTCTCCGGGAACGTCGGCAGCTCCTGATGGTGAATCCACACATACGAGGAGATGCTGTCGATGCCGAGCGCGGCCAGCAGCTCGCTGCCGTTCGTGATCGCCTTCTCCCCCGGCAAAATCTGCACGCCCCACACGACCGCATTCAGATGCATCTCGCCAAGCCCCGCTTCCCGCACCCGCAGACGAAAATCGTCCAGCGCCTCCTTCGTCGCCGCGACGCTGCCGAGCCCTTTGACCAAGCTCATCAGCTCATACACGGAAAAGTACAGCTTGCCGTCGACCCGCCAATAGTTTGGCTTGTTGAAGTAGGTGCGGATCATATGATCGGTTGCCTGCGTGAATGCCGTTCGGCTTACCGTCCCCGGCGCCAGCACATTGTACGGCGTGCTCCGCTGGGCCGGATGAATGTCGATCCAGTCGTGGTTCGCCCACATGAGCGCGAATTTCAAGCGGCTATTGTTGCTCGCCCCGAGGAACCCTTCCTCCAACGCGCGATCCAAGTACGGGCCATCCTCGTACCAGTACCAGTCAAAAATAAACGTGTCGACGCCATGATCGGCGGCCGCGTCGATTTTGCGCGCCATGACGGCCGGATCGGCTTCGTCCTCATAGCCCCACAGCGGCACCTTCGGCTGCTCGTGGCCCGGGAACCGGGGCTCAGCGCGCTTCGTCAGCTCCCACTCCGTCCACCCTTTGCCATGCCAAGCTTCATTTCGTTTATCCACGTGATAGTTCGGAAAATAATACACCGCGACTTCAACCGGCTTGCTCATCGTCCATCGGCCTCCAAACGAATAAAGGATCATCTGCTAGGTTCATCCTACCCCAGCCGCGATGATCCTGTATTT
It includes:
- a CDS encoding amino acid ABC transporter permease, which gives rise to MSERTERLLHIFIESFVPLLKAGLAFTVPLTLLSFTLGLALAVATALVRLSDFRALAGLARFYVWIIRGTPLLVQLFIIFYGLPSIGITIDAFPAAVIGFTLSVGAYGSEIIRAAIISIPRGQWEAAYSLGQTRLTALRRIILPQAARVAIPPLSNSFISLVKDTSLAATVTFTELFRKGQQITATVYEPLLIYCEVALIYLLLCTVLSALQRRLERYYERYDAR
- a CDS encoding multidrug effflux MFS transporter; this translates as MNAMTGESVAMPRSRRLWIAAVLGSLSAFGPLSLDMYLPALPKLADDLHTSTSLAQLSLTACLVGLALGQLFAGPISDVRGRRGPLLIGLLLYTAASLLCMIAPTIGTFTVLRFVQGLAGAAGIVIARAVVRDLYNGPELTKFFSLLMLVNGIAPIAAPIVGGQLLRFTTWHGVFLVLALIGLIMFLTVLLGLPETLPASRRAKSGLRNTSSTFLRLLTNRSFMGYALAQGFVMAAMFAYISGSPFVLQEVYGVSPQMFSLCFAINGLGIILASQATARLADRVNESKLLLSGLALAAAGGVALLLMLLIHAPLALVLIPLFFVVSSVGIVSTMGFSLAMRSQGNNAGSASALQGLMSMIFGSIVAPFVGIAGSGTAIPMGIIIAALECLALLIFLLLVGRATAPATAAEPN
- a CDS encoding amino acid ABC transporter ATP-binding protein, whose protein sequence is MLEVHNLTKSFGDAAVLKGIDVQLEQGQVLVVIGPSGSGKSTLLRCLNVLETPTSGTIAIGKERLRFEPGSKPKQADVLSLRRQTGMVFQAYHLFPHLTALQNIMEGQITALRRTKQEARARAEALLAKVGLPDKADAYPHQLSGGQQQRVGIARAMSIDPKLLLFDEPTSALDPELVREVLKVIRELAQEGRTMMIVTHEMQFAREVADRVILIDDGAIVEEGPPEQLFGRPSQERTKQFLSLVMDRR
- a CDS encoding glycosyltransferase WbsX family protein gives rise to the protein MSKPVEVAVYYFPNYHVDKRNEAWHGKGWTEWELTKRAEPRFPGHEQPKVPLWGYEDEADPAVMARKIDAAADHGVDTFIFDWYWYEDGPYLDRALEEGFLGASNNSRLKFALMWANHDWIDIHPAQRSTPYNVLAPGTVSRTAFTQATDHMIRTYFNKPNYWRVDGKLYFSVYELMSLVKGLGSVAATKEALDDFRLRVREAGLGEMHLNAVVWGVQILPGEKAITNGSELLAALGIDSISSYVWIHHQELPTFPETPYAEISEKSAADWSTFSAMYDLPYLPNVTMGWDSSPRTVQSDGYDNLGYPYMGMLSGNTPELFEASLERMRAFLATGENRFPSFTVNAWNEWTEGSYLEPDTKNGMAYLEAIKRVFGS
- a CDS encoding S8 family serine peptidase yields the protein MQTGSWNKLAAKVAALSMLLSTALPFQAFAQETSVHPIRHFSPEQKQALHQLNNWYPAISPDINLSSGAPTRIIVEFKRAPARVEVLRKAAEGERISPSEALEEAVDDHEAFRSYVSQLTAKRAESSQPAPFQSNPIEITREYHHAFNGVAMTLPGSEIESLLKSGVVKRIFRDHEVKLDPKETELPTSSGQPFEPDAPAVDNTIPLNGIYDLHAAGITGKGIKVGVLDTGIDYNHPDLTDAYKGYRAMEGIDPKTADPLTVKGWDFIDNDADPMETTYADWQASGMEEHQGDGSYYTYHGTHVSGTIAARAVFGDAPVLGVAPEADLYAYRVLGPYGSGAESGILAGIDKSVEDGMDVINLSLGVMVNDALMAESVAINNATLLGVTCAVAAGNAGPNEKTMSSPGTSPLGITVGASDFPITLATMTASVTADGTNPLTLDAMKMMAGDYDTVLASLLNTPLEVVDVGLADTADLEGKDMTGKVAFIQRGEIALETKIVNAARAGAIAAILSNNADGEIPVYVGVGQDLIPTFRATKAAGDAMKAMTAPTVTFTSLGSAATEGGHLADFSGRGPVNGSYDIKPDVVGPGVSVYSTYPEYVHSPEPGIDYSRAYARISGTSMATPHVAGIAALILQAHPDYTPFDVRQALMNTADDLTGGNYSVYQAGAGEVDVTEAVNADMAIEVLNTAKSLDESGRPVTIDNPTGLINFGNFAKTEGLSVESGKEMTITNKGGADKAFNVEVEYFEGGGVSPSANGITVQLNESAPIAVAAGASFKAWVRASVPSTATPGIYEGYVHFVNAENAAETYQVPFAIRVVEPGIDYMKLSNPAFRSEFPPVAHPFEEAVYVSLFKLNSPMKTIDSIVFDEEGNPIGSFSDAPYDATDAPVDEEIYIMVGPYYNPYIGDPANGTRSTDFDVLPEGKYSMRLIATDEQGRTFTKDTAFVVDNTRPNLTFLDREPGVYEVNDGMFATENYEGEPRDALWIHANLYDDALEDLSSLGVTQSGNHLYLYKNNITYPDLEYRPEANGDVKIGIERSDLIDPETKKDVPLTIALFPIDMATNGYLVADFQHYGFIKEGLPYVVPEYDKDKLYLNDEVTMTLNLNNVKSFVSGQFTAKYFRDLYQFVGVQVNPAFQALAEELGASVTLDEPVIGQDDLWESKNAVKLGASLTGSDFKGLDGDMPFLDVTFKLVEDEYYVGLDKMNIEQHIEPFTYGQAGLEEPQTIPVFNQIDGFKVMPSHSLLTTQLWPEAFMTFYEDYADLDWSKDYAQLGAKAYARDRDGNRIEGEIGTSGAVIIHDIPVEDGYTDVYVEVPGHLTSKLPVKLGRTMFGEFIGSDTFVASKQPLALAGDVNNDDIIDILDAEQVAKQYDKRADAPYRIEDLNQDGVVDAKDMQYIVDNFLEVGPEQAGTTPQETIHGKTLEDFVDGADEPSPGLPVMPNAPVAPAAGGNGIELKPGAGEIKAGNTPEGQSSLTVTPDEGRLAKALELLKQADAGKRTVDIRVEQAADRTDMVLPAAMLADTAKLYPDAAIAVETGEASFKLPLIILSRLDPDLNAMTITISLAVPNQGQRQFIGKAAKAQGITLIDAVNFTVTIAGKGKSEELTNFGGTYVSRTITAEGQDEGKRYMAVLIDPETGALSFIPAAVTAKDGHVKAVIQAPHASLYAIAEMPSKSFADVTGHWAQKEVEDLASRLLIKGMSADTFAPGLPVTRAEFTAMLARALGLEMTETATSFADVPADKWYASAVRAMADAWIVTGRSRDAFEPSATISREEMAVMLAGALAFAGNAAERPSPLTFTDKASIAGWAQDAVALTAGAGILQGNGEGAFVPKAKTTRAEAAVALKRWLAYAGYIN
- a CDS encoding amino acid ABC transporter substrate-binding protein is translated as MIKGSTRLYMALAATALLAFNLTACGGKQESNNEANAPGRNLLESIKSNGEITVGTEGTYAPFTFHDKEGKLTGFDVQVAEEVAKRLGVKAKFVETQWDGMLAGLDAGRFDMVANEVTIRDDRKEKYDFSDPYIVSKAVLIVQESNTDIKKLADLKGKKSGQSLTSDLGDIAKANGAEIVQIEGFNQAIDLLTSGRIDATINDKLSFLDLKKQRPDVPIKVVDETDNASQSGLLFRKDNAELVSAVNKAIADMKADGTYLNISNTYFGEDVSK